A stretch of Acipenser ruthenus chromosome 1, fAciRut3.2 maternal haplotype, whole genome shotgun sequence DNA encodes these proteins:
- the LOC117420413 gene encoding excitatory amino acid transporter 3-like isoform X1, with protein MGKKSKKGCNFKSCFKKNWLLITTVVAVILGIGLGVLVREYAKLSTLDKFYFGFPGEILMRMLKLIILPLIISSMITGVAALDSSVSGKIGLRAVVYYFSTTIIAVILGIVLVMTIKPGMSQNAADIDRTGSTPEVNTVDALLDLIRNMFPENLVQACFQQYKTMREELKSEPVVNSTAMSPVTVVMTTALQENITKNYKIVGLYSDGINVLGLIVFCLVFGIVIGQMGEKGRVLVDFFDAINEATMKIVQIIMCYMPIGIFFLIAAKIIEVEDWDIFRKLGMYMVTVLTGLAIHAIVCLPLLYFIIVRKNPLTFAMGMAQALLTALMISSSSATLPVTFRCAEENNRVDKRITRFVLPVGATINMDGTALYEAVAAIFIAQLNNYALDIGQIVTISITATAASIGAAGVPQAGLVTMVIVLSAVGLPANDVTLIIAVDWLLDRFRTMINVLGDAYGAGIVEKLSKKELERMDLSSGVDVVNPFALEPALTDEEEHEKRSYINGGFMVDKADSVSFTETSQF; from the exons ATGGGGAAGAAATCCAAGAAAGGATGcaattttaaaagctgttttaagAAGAACTGGCTTCTTATCACAACGGTGGTTGCTGTGATTTTAG gtattggATTGGGTGTCCTAGTCCGTGAATATGCCAAACTCTCAACCCTGGACAAGTTCTACTTTGGATTTCCTGGAGAGATATTAATGCGAATGCTAAAATTAATCATCTTGCCTCTTATCATATCCAGCATGATTACAG GAGTGGCTGCTTTAGATTCATCAGTTTCTGGCAAAATCGGGTTACGTGCTGTTGTCTATTACTTCTCAACAACAATCATCGCTGTTATCCTAG GAATTGTGTTAGTGATGACCATTAAACCTGGCATGTCTCAAAATGCAGCTGACATTGACAGAACTGGCTCGACTCCAGAGGTTAACACAGTGGATGCCTTGTTGGACCTAATCAG gaACATGTTTCCAGAAAATCTTGTTCAGGCTTGTTTTCAACAG tacaaaacaatgcgTGAAGAATTAAAATCTGAACCTGTAGTAAACTCAACTGCCATGTCACCTGTGACGGTTGTCATGACAACTGCTTTACAAGAG AATATAACCAAGAACTATAAAATAGTGGGCCTGTATTCAGATGGAATTAACGTGTTGGGACTCATCGTTTTCTGTCTCGTCTTTGGGATTGTTATCGGTCAAATGGGAGAGAAAGGGCGTGTTCTGGTGGACTTTTTTGATGCAATAAACGAGGCCACCATGAAAATAGTACAGATCATCATGTG TTACATGCCGATTGGAATATTCTTCCTAATTGCTGCCAAGATAATTGAAGTTGAAGACTGGGATATCTTCCGGAAGCTAGGGATGTACATGGTGACTGTGTTGACCGG GCTCGCAATTCATGCCATTGTTTGCCTTCCACTGTTATATTTCATAATTGTGAGGAAAAATCCATTAACATTTGCCATGGGGATGGCTCAGGCACTACTGACAGCTCTCATGATCTCCTCCAG TTCAGCAACTTTGCCTGTGACTTTCCGATGTGCGGAAGAAAACAACCGGGTAGACAAGAGGATCACACGCTTTGTGTTACCGGTGGGGGCCACAATCAACATGGATGGAACAGCGCTCTATGAAGCAGTGGCTGCCATATTTATTGCACAACTTAATAATTATGCACTGGATATTGGCCAGATTGTAACTATCAG tataacagcaacagcagctaGCATTGGAGCAGCAGGAGTCCCCCAGGCTGGTTTGGTTACCATGGTGATTGTCTTGTCTGCAGTGGGATTACCAGCTAACGATGTCACACTAATCATAGCAGTGGATTGGCTGCT GGATCGGTTTCGGACCATGATAAACGTGCTGGGTGATGCATATGGAGCAGGTATCGTGGAGAAGCTCTCCAAGAAGGAGCTGGAAAGGATGGACCTCTCATCTGGTGTGGATGTTGTCAACCCTTTTGCTCTGGAACCAGCCCTAACAGACGAGGAGGAACATGAGAAAAGGTCCTATATAAACGGGGGCTTTATGGTGGATAAAGCTGACTCTGTTTCATTCACAGAGACATCTCAGTTTTAG
- the LOC117420413 gene encoding excitatory amino acid transporter 3-like isoform X2, whose translation MGKKSKKGCNFKSCFKKNWLLITTVVAVILGIGLGVLVREYAKLSTLDKFYFGFPGEILMRMLKLIILPLIISSMITGVAALDSSVSGKIGLRAVVYYFSTTIIAVILGIVLVMTIKPGMSQNAADIDRTGSTPEVNTVDALLDLIRNMFPENLVQACFQQYKTMREELKSEPVVNSTAMSPVTVVMTTALQENITKNYKIVGLYSDGINVLGLIVFCLVFGIVIGQMGEKGRVLVDFFDAINEATMKIVQIIMCYMPIGIFFLIAAKIIEVEDWDIFRKLGMYMVTVLTGLAIHAIVCLPLLYFIIVRKNPLTFAMGMAQALLTALMISSSSATLPVTFRCAEENNRVDKRITRFVLPVGATINMDGTALYEAVAAIFIAQLNNYALDIGQIVTISITATAASIGAAGVPQAGLVTMVIVLSAVGLPANDVTLIIAVDWLLDRFRTMINVLGDAYGAGIVEKLSKKELERMDLSSGVDVVNPFALEPALTDEEEHEKSTPPLSD comes from the exons ATGGGGAAGAAATCCAAGAAAGGATGcaattttaaaagctgttttaagAAGAACTGGCTTCTTATCACAACGGTGGTTGCTGTGATTTTAG gtattggATTGGGTGTCCTAGTCCGTGAATATGCCAAACTCTCAACCCTGGACAAGTTCTACTTTGGATTTCCTGGAGAGATATTAATGCGAATGCTAAAATTAATCATCTTGCCTCTTATCATATCCAGCATGATTACAG GAGTGGCTGCTTTAGATTCATCAGTTTCTGGCAAAATCGGGTTACGTGCTGTTGTCTATTACTTCTCAACAACAATCATCGCTGTTATCCTAG GAATTGTGTTAGTGATGACCATTAAACCTGGCATGTCTCAAAATGCAGCTGACATTGACAGAACTGGCTCGACTCCAGAGGTTAACACAGTGGATGCCTTGTTGGACCTAATCAG gaACATGTTTCCAGAAAATCTTGTTCAGGCTTGTTTTCAACAG tacaaaacaatgcgTGAAGAATTAAAATCTGAACCTGTAGTAAACTCAACTGCCATGTCACCTGTGACGGTTGTCATGACAACTGCTTTACAAGAG AATATAACCAAGAACTATAAAATAGTGGGCCTGTATTCAGATGGAATTAACGTGTTGGGACTCATCGTTTTCTGTCTCGTCTTTGGGATTGTTATCGGTCAAATGGGAGAGAAAGGGCGTGTTCTGGTGGACTTTTTTGATGCAATAAACGAGGCCACCATGAAAATAGTACAGATCATCATGTG TTACATGCCGATTGGAATATTCTTCCTAATTGCTGCCAAGATAATTGAAGTTGAAGACTGGGATATCTTCCGGAAGCTAGGGATGTACATGGTGACTGTGTTGACCGG GCTCGCAATTCATGCCATTGTTTGCCTTCCACTGTTATATTTCATAATTGTGAGGAAAAATCCATTAACATTTGCCATGGGGATGGCTCAGGCACTACTGACAGCTCTCATGATCTCCTCCAG TTCAGCAACTTTGCCTGTGACTTTCCGATGTGCGGAAGAAAACAACCGGGTAGACAAGAGGATCACACGCTTTGTGTTACCGGTGGGGGCCACAATCAACATGGATGGAACAGCGCTCTATGAAGCAGTGGCTGCCATATTTATTGCACAACTTAATAATTATGCACTGGATATTGGCCAGATTGTAACTATCAG tataacagcaacagcagctaGCATTGGAGCAGCAGGAGTCCCCCAGGCTGGTTTGGTTACCATGGTGATTGTCTTGTCTGCAGTGGGATTACCAGCTAACGATGTCACACTAATCATAGCAGTGGATTGGCTGCT GGATCGGTTTCGGACCATGATAAACGTGCTGGGTGATGCATATGGAGCAGGTATCGTGGAGAAGCTCTCCAAGAAGGAGCTGGAAAGGATGGACCTCTCATCTGGTGTGGATGTTGTCAACCCTTTTGCTCTGGAACCAGCCCTAACAGACGAGGAGGAACATGAGAAAAG